Proteins encoded by one window of Erwinia pyrifoliae DSM 12163:
- the arcB gene encoding aerobic respiration two-component sensor histidine kinase ArcB has translation MKQIRLLAQYYVDLMMKLGLIRFSLLLASALVVLAMIVQMAVTMVLHGRVESIDMVRSVFFGLLITPWAVYFLSVVVEQLEESRQRLVRLVDKLEEMRKRDLELNQQMQGNITRLNQEIADRIKAEEERLQVMARLKDEMSRREEAQIELEQQSSFLRSFLDASPDLVFYRNSDRQFSGCNRAMELLTGKSEKQLIGLSPKEVYDDDAATKVLETDEKVFHHNVSLTYEQWLQYPDGRKACFEIRKVPYYDRVGKRSGLMGFGRDITERKRYQDALENASREKTTFISTISHELRTPLNGIVGLSRILLDTHLDQEQLKYLKTIHVSAITLGNIFNDVIEMDKMERRKVQLDTQPMDFTGFLADLENISGLLVEPKGLKFVLETQPPLPHKILADGTRLRQILWNLIGNAVKFTRQGEIVVRVGYQSEECLRFDVQDSGIGIPQDEQDKIFAMYYQVKDRRGGKPATGTGIGLAVSRRLAQSMGGDISVSGAPGKGSCFTLTLNAPRVAEVSQDERAEDELPLPALHVLLVEDIELNVVVARSVLEKLGNSVEVAMTGQAALEMFDPDEFDLVLLDIQLPDMTGLDVARAIHLRYATARLPPLVALTANVLKDKQEYLDAGMDDVLSKPLAVSALTAMIKRYWDYQAEDLTTTPERSMGEKELALLDLPMLEQYMELVGPGLIHQSLAMFEQMMPGYLAALDSNMMARDQKGIAEEGHKIKGAAGSVGLMHLQQVAKQIQSPELPAWWDNVQEWIDELKLEWRNDMEVLRQWVTDAEKK, from the coding sequence ATGAAGCAAATTCGTTTGTTAGCGCAGTACTACGTTGATTTGATGATGAAACTTGGGCTAATTCGTTTCTCGTTGCTGTTGGCTTCAGCGCTGGTGGTGCTGGCGATGATTGTTCAAATGGCCGTCACGATGGTGCTGCACGGGCGCGTTGAGAGCATTGATATGGTGCGTTCGGTGTTTTTCGGCCTGCTGATCACCCCGTGGGCGGTCTATTTTCTCTCTGTAGTGGTGGAACAGCTGGAAGAGTCGCGCCAGCGGCTGGTGCGGCTGGTGGATAAGCTGGAGGAGATGCGCAAACGCGACCTTGAGCTGAATCAGCAGATGCAGGGCAACATCACCCGGTTGAACCAGGAGATTGCCGATCGTATTAAGGCCGAAGAGGAGCGTTTGCAGGTCATGGCGCGGCTCAAAGATGAGATGTCGCGCCGTGAAGAGGCGCAGATTGAACTCGAACAACAATCCTCATTTCTGCGATCGTTTCTTGATGCCTCACCGGACCTGGTGTTCTACCGCAACAGCGATCGTCAATTTTCCGGCTGCAACCGGGCAATGGAGCTGTTAACGGGCAAAAGTGAAAAACAGCTGATTGGTTTGTCGCCCAAAGAAGTTTATGACGACGATGCGGCCACCAAAGTGCTGGAAACGGACGAAAAAGTGTTCCATCACAATGTCTCGCTCACCTATGAACAGTGGCTGCAATATCCTGACGGGCGCAAAGCCTGTTTTGAAATCCGTAAGGTGCCCTATTACGACCGGGTTGGCAAACGAAGTGGGCTGATGGGCTTTGGACGCGATATAACCGAGCGTAAGCGTTATCAGGACGCTTTAGAAAACGCCAGCAGGGAGAAGACTACCTTTATTTCAACCATCAGCCACGAGCTTCGTACGCCGCTTAATGGCATTGTCGGTTTAAGCCGCATCCTGCTGGATACCCATCTCGACCAGGAACAGCTCAAGTACCTTAAAACTATCCATGTGTCGGCGATTACCCTCGGCAACATTTTTAATGATGTGATCGAAATGGACAAAATGGAGCGACGCAAAGTGCAGCTGGATACCCAGCCGATGGACTTCACCGGTTTCCTTGCCGACCTGGAAAATATCTCCGGGCTGCTGGTAGAGCCGAAAGGGCTCAAGTTTGTGCTGGAAACACAGCCGCCGCTGCCACACAAAATCCTGGCCGACGGTACACGCTTACGTCAAATCCTGTGGAATCTGATTGGTAATGCGGTGAAATTCACCCGCCAGGGTGAAATTGTGGTGCGTGTCGGCTATCAGAGCGAAGAGTGCCTGCGTTTTGATGTGCAGGATTCCGGTATTGGCATCCCGCAGGATGAGCAGGACAAAATTTTTGCCATGTATTACCAGGTGAAGGATCGGCGCGGCGGTAAGCCTGCCACCGGCACCGGTATTGGGCTGGCGGTTTCGCGGCGGCTGGCGCAAAGCATGGGCGGGGATATCAGCGTTTCAGGCGCACCCGGCAAAGGGTCATGCTTTACCCTGACGCTTAACGCACCGCGCGTGGCGGAAGTATCACAGGACGAGCGTGCTGAAGATGAACTGCCGCTGCCAGCCCTGCATGTGCTGCTGGTGGAAGATATTGAGCTGAATGTCGTGGTGGCCCGCTCGGTGCTGGAGAAGCTGGGCAACAGCGTGGAAGTGGCCATGACCGGTCAGGCGGCGCTGGAGATGTTCGACCCGGATGAGTTTGACCTGGTATTGCTGGATATCCAGCTACCGGATATGACCGGGCTGGATGTGGCGCGGGCTATTCATCTCCGCTACGCCACTGCCCGGCTGCCCCCGCTGGTGGCGCTGACGGCCAACGTGCTGAAGGACAAACAGGAATATCTGGATGCCGGTATGGATGACGTATTGAGCAAACCGCTGGCGGTATCTGCGCTGACGGCGATGATCAAAAGGTACTGGGACTATCAGGCAGAGGATCTCACGACGACTCCTGAGCGCAGCATGGGGGAAAAAGAGCTGGCGTTACTCGATTTACCGATGCTGGAACAGTATATGGAGCTGGTTGGCCCCGGATTAATTCACCAGAGCCTGGCGATGTTTGAGCAGATGATGCCCGGATATCTGGCGGCGCTGGACTCGAATATGATGGCACGCGACCAGAAAGGCATTGCGGAGGAGGGGCACAAAATCAAGGGTGCAGCGGGTTCTGTCGGCCTGATGCATTTACAGCAGGTGGCAAAACAGATCCAAAGCCCGGAGCTGCCGGCATGGTGGGATAACGTGCAGGAATGGATTGATGAACTCAAACTCGAATGGCGTAATGATATGGAAGTATTACGGCAATGGGTAACAGACGCTGAAAAAAAATGA
- the mtgA gene encoding monofunctional biosynthetic peptidoglycan transglycosylase, which produces MSRGQNSRLTRIRYWIIRLVLGITALWLSGLVIFAFVPVLFSAVMVERQLGAWFSGDFSYVAHSDWVDMPDISPWMALAVIASEDQKFPTHWGFDVAAIQSVLDSDGEKKAMRGASTLSQQTAKNVFLWDGRSWLRKGLEAGLTVGIESVWTKRRILTVYLNVAEMGKGVFGVEEASQRYFHKPASRLTRSEAALLAAVLPDPLHFRANAPSAYLRQRQQWILRQMRQLGGENFLLEHKLR; this is translated from the coding sequence ATGAGTCGCGGTCAAAACAGCAGGTTAACGCGTATCAGATACTGGATTATTCGTCTGGTGCTGGGCATAACGGCTTTATGGTTGAGCGGTTTAGTGATTTTTGCTTTTGTGCCGGTACTTTTCTCTGCCGTGATGGTTGAGCGGCAGTTGGGGGCATGGTTTAGCGGTGATTTTAGCTATGTCGCTCACTCTGATTGGGTCGACATGCCGGATATATCACCGTGGATGGCGCTGGCGGTGATCGCCTCTGAAGATCAAAAGTTTCCCACTCATTGGGGGTTTGATGTTGCGGCAATCCAGTCGGTGCTGGACAGCGATGGCGAGAAGAAGGCAATGCGTGGCGCCTCAACGTTATCGCAGCAGACGGCTAAAAATGTCTTCCTTTGGGATGGGCGCAGCTGGCTACGTAAAGGGCTGGAAGCCGGATTAACGGTAGGCATAGAGTCTGTCTGGACCAAACGGCGCATCCTGACCGTTTATCTTAACGTTGCTGAAATGGGGAAAGGGGTTTTTGGGGTTGAGGAGGCATCGCAGCGCTACTTCCATAAACCTGCCAGCCGTCTGACCCGTTCTGAAGCGGCGTTGCTGGCGGCGGTGCTGCCCGATCCGCTTCATTTCAGGGCGAATGCGCCGTCTGCATACTTGCGCCAGCGGCAGCAGTGGATTTTACGCCAAATGCGCCAATTAGGTGGGGAAAACTTCCTGCTGGAACATAAGTTGCGGTGA
- the npr gene encoding PTS phosphocarrier protein NPr encodes MSIKQTVEIKNKLGMHARPAMKLFELVQSFDAEVLLRNESGTEAEASSVIALLMLDSAKGGHIEVEASGPEEEKALAAVIDLFDAGFDED; translated from the coding sequence ATGAGTATAAAGCAGACCGTAGAGATTAAAAACAAGTTGGGGATGCATGCCCGCCCGGCGATGAAGCTGTTTGAGTTGGTACAAAGTTTTGATGCCGAAGTGCTGCTGCGCAATGAAAGCGGTACTGAAGCCGAAGCAAGCAGCGTTATCGCTCTGCTGATGCTGGATTCAGCTAAAGGTGGCCATATTGAGGTGGAAGCCAGCGGCCCCGAGGAAGAGAAAGCGCTGGCGGCAGTTATCGACCTGTTTGATGCCGGTTTTGATGAAGACTGA